The window TACAGTAGATTGAGGCAGGAACACACGACCAGACAGATTCGGATTCGTAACAGGATTGAATCAATCCCAGGCAGCGGTCCAAGGAGTCGCTCATCGATTGACATTCTTCCGGTTCTAACACTGCAGGTTCCCCACCTTCACCACAAGCCATTGGTTCGTAGGCTGGGTATTGATTTAAAGGATCGGTCAAACCGTTACCGATCAGAACAGAGgtcaaattgaagtttctCTTTGAGACTGGATGAGACAAGATCTCTGTCGCAAACACCGGGATGTAGTGACCCGCATACGATTCACCGGCAATGTGGAAATCCTGACCGTTGGCAGCATACTCTGGGAACTGCTTGAAGAACAACTGCAAGAATGCGTAGACGTCCTTACCGGCAGCGACAGTGTCAGTAACACCTTCAGACCCGGAGTAAGAGAAACCAACGTTGACCGGTTGGTCGAGGAAGATAACAGTGGCATTGTTATTCCAGGAGTATGGGTTGTGGATAGGTTTGATATCCTcaccaattgaagaaggacctagttcaaagaagagaccGGTCAACGACGAACAACCGGGCCCACCATTTAACCATAACACAACTGGGTCATTCTCAGGGTCATTTCTACTTTCGAAAGtccagaagaagaagtgcTTATCCTCATCGCGGACATCCAAATACCCACTGTATTGCTTAACGTCCCCATCAATCCCTAAAATCTTTGGGTCTTTAATCTTGTTCACTCTCAACTGGTAGTTCTCCAAATCCTCACTCTCAACAGTAGCATCCCACTGCTTTCTGGTAAAGATAGCAGATGGATCTTTTGGCTTAGTCACAAACTGCATCTGCGAGATCTCTGCAGGAAATTTCAAAGGCAATTCGTCCCAACTCTTACGAACTTCATCGCTCATTAAACCAGCCACTGCCTTAGGGTCCTGTTTCCAGGCCTCGATAGCCTTCTCAAGCAAACTAGAGCcatgttcttcaaaggCAAACGGCTGTTGAAAGGATAAACCGTTCACCACAGCAGCAGAAAGAGCCACCGCAAGCGttccaaaacttttcaTATCTTCTTACACAAGTTCAAGTACTTCCCTAGCACACTAGTGGTAATCCAGCAGTCAGGGAGTCCTGATAACCTTTAAGAAGTGTAAAGTATACTCGAGAGTCATAAGGATGGCTCTTAACCACCCCCCAGATTCCTTCTTGTTACCCGAAAAGGCAGGGTCATAACCCAGCAGGTTTCATGATAATTTAAAGTGAATTTACAGCGTTTGTGAAAGTCCTAATGAAGTTCAATAACTTGAAGCAGGTGTAGAATACGGTTATGATTACTgtacaatttttttcagaattttaGCCAGCCTCCTTGTGTTTTTATGATATTTCGTTTTGTATTAATTCACCTTTCTATTAAAAATATAATATTGGGTTGTAATAAATCTAATTTATTCTAATGTTCCGTCGGGCTGTATAAATCATAATTAGTTTGGCTGTgcttattcttctttgtttttAAAGTCTTATGTTAAATGAATGGTAACTGAAGGATTAAGAAGCAATGATTTTATAGAGTGATAAATTCTGTGAAAATATGCTACGCAGTAAATATATCAATAGATTTGATTCGCCTAAGAATGTTTGTATTCCATTTCTTTGACGTTTAAACTCTTTTTCTCTTGTTTTGACGTTGTACCAATCTCTTGGTAAAGACAACTATACATTATCATAATAAATTAAGAAATAACAAATAGTCAGAATTACTAACTATGAACATTGGCAGTCCTGTAAACTCATTGCATTTTTGCAATTAACAATTTTATTAGCTAAATATCGATCATATAAAACAGGTAGTACAGACAAATCGTGGTTGAATGGACTGTACTAAAAACAGTATTACCGACTAGATACGCCTGGCAAATTTGTAGAAGGTATTCCAGGCAACTTTGACCGTTGAATTTGCGGTAAGCTCCGGATACGTGCTGTTCACTCGCTTCACAAACTCTTCTGTAACGTCTGGCTTCGAATCGCCAAACTTTTTGTACCATGCATGATAGGCACTCCAAGTCTTAACATAGGCGGCGTAGTCGGCCACCGtcatttctttgacaatTACAAGAGGCTGTGGTTGGATTTCGGAGACTGAAGTGGTACGCAAAGATGTGGCCTTCAAATTAACTTCACGGATATCAGTAAATTTATCCAGATTAAAACTCCAGTTCGCTAGCATGGTACGCAGAATTTTACGTCCTGGTTGCTCCCAGTAAGGTCCCAATTGGTCGCTGCCATAAGCTACATCATCCAAAATGTCATCCAAGTCGGGATAATCGATAAATACAGCATCCGCATATCCCCAGATCGCAATAGTGCCATTGGAACGCAAATTAGCTGCAATTGAGGcctgaaatttttggtAATCGAACCAATGCACGCATTCTACAGCTGTGATCATATCAACAACCTGCCTGTCATTTTCCACTGGGCCCAAAAATGAAAAGTCGTCACTTGGCACCAGTGCAAAAGATAACCTTTCATGTTTGACAGTTGACTGCGACTGCTGGGCCTTTTTTACCATAGCATCAGATATATCAGTTCCTATGATCTTGTCAAACTCTCTCAACTCTTTGGCCATCTGCAATGTGGCAGTTCCGGGTCCACATCCGACATCAACGAGCAAATGACGTTGGCCTTTATGATACTGATCTAGAATTCGATAGAAATCACTAGGGTATGATGGTCTAGAACGATCATATCGATCAGCATTAAAATCGCTCTCAGCAAAAGCAGACATTTATTAATGGTGGTCAGTTTCGTAGTGAATTAACAGCATATTCAGGCCTGATTTCTTTAGATGTTATATAGTTTGTAGCTCATTAATGGTAAACAGGGGTTTTCATATTGCAAAGCTTATTTCGAAGCTTATGCGATGAGGCCGGTACCGGCGATCGGACATGAAGTATTGAAATATGACTAACAGGACTACCAACCCATACGAGTTAGCGAATGACACAACAAACTAAGCTCGAGGAACATTAATGTTCCATGTGCGCTTAATTGTTATTGAGCGATACCGGCAAGACTAGATTTATACGCCCCAAGACAACTACCACTGTAGTCCTCTTGGACTATTTGTTGCCGGCTGGAAAATCAAGGCATCTTTTTTGaccttcaacaattttggTACTATTACGCTTGAATCATCGACCAGTACTTATGCAGATGACTTTGAGCCGGTCGCTAATCACCAACGAACCATAATTCAGATGTCTAATTCAGAGTTATTCTGACGAACTTGCTAGTCTCATATCCATAAGGTAGACAATGTTAGTATTTACTGTTTAATAgggaagatttgaaaaattatacCTTAAGTCAAACTACTCTAGCAACCATTGGGTATAAATTGTCGAATTGAGCTTATGATATGATTGAATAATTCAATGCCAATTAGTATGACACTAAAACGAAAAATAACATAGTAGCCTGAAGTTAACTGTTAACTTGCGTTTAAAAAGAACCACATTACATTTGACATTTTAGCATTTATTGTAATATCATTATAATACTCTTGCCCCGGTCAGCACAAGTGAATCAATAAACAATGATACTTAGCAACCCAtgcagaggaagaagttagaCGTTAAAGCGAAATGTGATTTTCAAGTTTAAACGTCGGTACCTACATGACAGCATTATGACATGACTGTTGCAAGGTGAGTTgaattgcttcaaaataCATAGAATTTGCTCGAGTTATAGTATTGTTTAGCAGATAATTTATGACTGCACTTATTCACCATATCATAATGCAAACAATAAGCAAGGATGACATTGTATTTGGAATCTGTTAAAAAAGTGAGCGGCTGTCACAACATGGTCGAATATAGTAGGAGTCATTATATCCGTCTAGCAAACTTGTAGTATGTGCTGTAAGCTACTCGAACTTTTGTAGAGGCCGTGAGTTCGGGATAAACCTTATTAAcattcttgataaattcattACCCAATTCTGGCTTCGAGCCgccaaacttcttctgccATGTGTGATAGGCACTCCACGTTCTTATGTTAGAGGCGTATTCTGCCACTGTCATCTCTCTAATGATTAGCAGCGGCTTTTGTGGGAGCTCAGAGGCTGCTGTAGATCGTAGTGTAGTAGCTTGTAAGGAAAAGTCTTCGATATCGGTAAAGAATTTGGGATCAAAACTCCATTTGGCTAGCATTTCACGAGCAATAGTCCGACCAGGTTCGTCCCACAAGGACCCCAACTTCTCTTTACCATACGATACATCATTAATGATAGCGTCAGTCTTTGGATAATCTAAGAATATGGCATCTCCGTAACCAAATATTGCAATTGTTCCTCTAGAACGTAAATTAGAGGCCACAGCGCCTTGAAATCGcttttcatcgaaataATGGGCACATTCTGCAGCTGTAATCATATCCACAGTCTGTTGATTCTTGTAATTCGGTCCTAGAAATGCAAAGTCGTCACTCGAGGACACATAGAAGGATAAACGATTGTCATGTACTGTGTTAGACAGTTGATTAGCCGTTTGTATCATTGCTGGAGAAAGATCTGTTCCAATAATCCTGTCAAAAGCTTTCCATTCGCCAGCCATTTGGATAGTAGCAGTACCAGGACCACAACCGACATCTACAAGCAAACGCTGTTTGTCCTGATGGTAATTGTccaggatttgaaagaattcatTGGGATAAGTTGGTCTACATCTTTCATATCGATCAGAATTGAAGTCAGTTTGAGCAAATGCTGACATGTTTTAATCTTAGATCCTCTTTTCACTCCACGAATTTCATCTATAATTAAGTAGACCCATTAAATAACCATAGAATTGGCAGTGATTATTCAATTTGGGGGCTCCCTGGTATCGCGTAGTAAGGCTCAGTGGCGTCCAACATCAGAATAACCCCAGGTTTGAATTCTCGAGAAGCAAATGCCAAGCTATCAATCTATTTTTTGATCGTATGTTCTCTGTACGAGACATTGCATTAGATGCGCTAGAAACAAGTCTTGGCATTGACTAAGGTAGTCCGCGTTAATTGACgatcttgaacaagaatAGATCATTAGGGTTGCAATAATAGAACGCTAAAATTAGACGGTCATTGCCGAATATGTTGGCACGGAAATACACTACCTACTCACTCAAGCTCAATACATAATCACGATCTCTACCCCAGACTACTAATTATAGCGTAAATTGTGAAAGATGCAGGGTACTGAGTAGTTTCAGCATTCAACTGAGAAATAAACACACTGAATTGCTAGATTTTTTACTCGTCAGGCCGCAATGCTCAAATAGTAAATAGATCTAAATAACTATTTCGAGCCTTGACGACCACTTGATAGGTACGTTGAATTTGTATCGCTGATGGCCTAATTtgcatttcaagaaacttgacTATTGAGATCCCAACTTGGTAAAGGTGATCGCTCAGATTCTAAAGCTTCCTATGCAAAGAAGTTAGATATCTTCGATAACTATTGGGTACAAATTAATTTTTGGatcattcaaaaaattccaTAGATCGAGCAAGTAAGGTAGAAATCAACAAAAAAGCTAGCTGGATAAAACTTAACTCGCTAAATAAACTCATTGCAAGATAACTGGAACATATGGTCCAAATATAGGTCCTTTGATAGTTCTGCCATCAACCGTAGAAAGTTACACGGCTTAAACTTCACATAAATAAGtacaaatttttcaaatgttTGAGCCATAGACCAAGCCACCGCATCAACATGCACCAATTGGTTTCCAAACTAGCCTTCTTCAGCCATCTAAACGTCTTGTAATGCCTGCTTTTATTTTACCCTCTTTTTGCGCCTTGTTTGACCAACGCgaagagtgaaaaaagtcGCTATTAAAGCATCACTACTTGTGAAAAGTAGCATCTCGACAGGCATTTCGAGGCGTCTGTTTGCTTAAGATGGCCCATATTCCACAGGTTTTGCCCTCGTCGATTCCAATCCCTAGTTTTGTGGTTAAGACGTATTCCTATGTGTGGTATTACTTGTATGCCATACTAATGAAAATCCCTGGTGGTCCTTACGTGATATCGTACGTGAGGAAATCTCATCAGGATGATCCTTACCGTACTGCAGTGGAGATTATACTGATTCTGTATGGGATTGGTTATTATTTGTCAAAACCGCAACAAAAGACTGGTTTACAGGGTACGAAACCCAATTTGACGGAACAAGAAGTGGAATTATTAATTGAAGATTGGCAACCAGAATCAATAGTGGATGAATCCGCTATGGAATTGCAACGTTGGAGGCTTGAGAAAATGCCTGTGCTGGAAATGGGAGAGAATGAGAACCGTGTGACAGTAACCCGTAACGAAGGCTCTGAGAGATATACTGATGTGTTGAATCTGGCTTCGAACAACTTTCTGCAATTGGCTGGCACTCCCGAGGTTGTTGAAATCGTCAAGAAAACTATCAGGAATTATGGTGTGGGTGCCTGTGGTCCCGCAGGTTTCTATGGGAACCAGGATGTGCATTACAATTTCCAGTACGCACTGGCAGAATTCTTTGGCACTGAGGATGCAGTATTGTATGGTCAGGATTTTTGTGTGGCTTCATCCGTTCTTCCTGCATTCACCAAGCGTGGTGATCTGATTGTTGCGGACGATCAGGTATCTATTTCGTCGCAAAACGCTTTGCAATTGAGTAGATCCACCGTCTACTACTTTGAGCACAACAACATGGAGTCTCTAGAAGCACTGTTACAAGAATTGACCgaaatggagaagaaagagaggtTACCAGCGATCTCTAGAAAATTCATTGTTACAGAAGGTCTATTTCACAACTCTGGTGATATTCCACCTTTGCCCGTGTTGACGCATTTAAAGAACAAGTATAAGTTTAGGCTAtttgttgatgaaactttctcACTTGGGGTTCTGGGAGCCTCCGGTCGTGGTCTTGCCGAACACTTCAACATGGAGCGTGCCAGCTCCATTGATGTCACAATCGGTTCGATGGCCACAGCATTGGGTTCCTCAGGTGCGTTTGTTCTCGGTGACCACGTCATGAGTCACCATCAGCAGATTGGTTCCAATGCCTACTGTTTCTCTGCTTCGTTACCAGCATACACTACCACTGCAGCAACCCAAGTACTCAAAATCATGGACAGAGACAACTCCGCAGTGACTCGTCTGCACCAGCTTTCACAACAGTTGCATGATTTCTTTAATAGCGACTCCCAGTTGTCCGACTTCATCACGGTGACATCCCACGAAAGATCTCCAGTGCTGCACATACAACTCACACCAGAACTAAGGTCTTCCAAATTCAACTACACGGCACAAGAGCTTTTCGAAACGGTCTCACACCTTCAGAAACGTTGTGTGACGACCAAATTCGTCGAACCATacgaacaagaagaacagtTCCTACAATCGATCGTCGACACCCTGCTGTCCCAACACGGTATCCTTATCACAAGAAATACGATCGTACTAAGACAGGAGACCTTACCCGTCGTGCCCAGCCTAAAAGTTTGCATCAATTCCAACATCGAAGACTCCGAGTTGACCACCGCGTGCAACGCTATCAAGGCCTCCATCCTCCACTATTGTTCCCACTGAACGGCATCTCGCATACACATATTATACAACAATATATACACGGCCCAGAGGCCTTCAATTGGataattcttcaactttggaGAAACCAGTCACGTTATGTTCTTCTTATAGCGATGCTTCGCCACGATCGCCTCTCTGAattctctttcaatgaatacaaacaacttcatcaaaacaGTTAAACAATATACAAAAGCTCCTGAAAGCTTTAAAGGTTTGTCGTTCGCTTGTCAAGGTTAGTAAAGATGATGCACTTTAGGAAGAAGTCAAGTAGTTCCGGTAACTCGGATGGCAGTGGTGGTCATGGGGGTCAACAAGCAAAAGTTCAGATTTCCAGAGAGGATGCCGACCGTTTGAAGATTCGTACTGGTTCTATTGCAGATCCTATATTGGAAGCTGTTCAGGAGGCCCAGCCTTTTGAACAGGCAGCAGAGACTTTCCAGGATAATATGAATAGGAAATCATATTTCTCAGTGGATGGATCCGGAGTTCTACGTGATGTGTTTGGACAACCTATTAACCAGCCAGACGTCTCTAATCCAACTAGAGCAAGAGATGAGAGACCATTGGATACGATCAGAAGTTTTGAGTATGCAGTTTCAGGAGATCCAAGTTGGGCCCAACAATTGGAAACACCGCAATACGGGTTCCGAGTGAGACCTGATTTCCCCTTGTTTGCCTCGAATCCTTATGGTGCACCTCAGGGTATGGCTCCGCAACAGCAAAGTTATGCTGAACAAACTGTGTATCAGGCTCCAGTCGATACGGGGGAGCAGCAAAAGAAAAGAAAAGAGaggtttctttggaaggaagaagaacaagaactGATAAAAGCTTATTGACAACTTTTATAGAGGTGTGCGCAGGTATCGTCGCCTTCTCTTTTGATCGTGCGAATTCCTTGGAAATTTGGTGAGGGCCATTTTTCTTATTTTATGATATATAGTTTTAGAAACGGTTACTGTCAAGGACTGGAACCAACAAGTCCAGTGAGATAGGCGGATAGTATTGTTTATATTGATTTGTTTGTTATTATATTTCTGTTAAGCGATGAGGtggaaaaaaaaaatctaaGAAAATTTATTAAATATTGACTATAATTGACTATAATTGAAGCATTTCATATACTGACCTTGAGTTTTATTAAAGGACTGCCACGATCCCAGGATGGCCTACAATGCGCAGCAAAATAAGAGACTTCGTAGCAAGGGTAGCTCGCTAGAAATGGCACAGTTTATCGACGCTGGAGCgaacaagatcaagaagagaataaGAGATTTGGAGAGGCTACTttcaaggaaaagagaTTCCTTGCCAGATACGATTATTGTTGAGAAGGAGAGAACATTGGAAGCACTAAAATTCGAGCTTGAAAACgccaagttgaagagcaagGTAAAGGACAATGCAAAGAAATATCATATGGTCCGCTTttttgagagaaagaaggcTCTAAGGAAATATAAGAAAGCTTTAAAAGCAGTTGAGGAGCTTAAGGAAAATGAGAAATCCAAAGACgctcttttgcaaagcaaAATTGATCTTTGTTATGTCGTAAACTTCCCAAAGACCGAAAAATACATTGCTCTATATCCTACAGGCGAAGAACTATCAGATAAAAGTGGTCTAGAAAAGACTGAACTACGGAAAAAAGCATTCAGGGATCTAATCGCTAAGCAGCTGGAAGAAGGAACCTTGCCAGTATCCTTAGAGGCCATTTTAAGCGGTAAGAGACTTGACAAAGAAGGGTCCGGTGTATCACTTGTAGAATCAAatgttgagaagaaagagcaatcTCCTGATGAAAAGCatgaagaggaggaagaggatgaatTCTTTGAATAGATTTGTAATTTTATATAAACTGCACATACCATAGATGTTTGGCTTTCCAGTCTATTTCAATTGGTACTCTAGCTCGTACTTGAGATCCAGAGCGTCATTGATAATCAAAAATGTGAGTTTCTTACCCATAAGTTCCTCTGGTACAATGAAATCACAGATGATTTTAACCTCTTTGCCATGTTCTCTAGGCTGACATCTCTTTATCATCATGAGCTCATTTCCTTGGTATGCAATAACGAACCAGAGTTCCTTTTGCATCTTCGGAAATTTCTCACAAtaaacttcaaaatgtttGTTCCATTTAGACCCAGCatgttttgcaaagatgaCTAACTTCTCAGCATTTTCTTGTTCCTCCACCTGGATATCAGCTAACACTGGTAGTCTTTGACAAACATGCAAAAACTGCTTCCTCTCATCTTCATGCACATTCAACGTATTCATAACACTTTGCAACTTCTTGTATCCcatttctccaatttttTGCAGAGAAAGCAATGGTTTGGCTTCAAcctctttgatgatgaaacCTCTCTCGTCAAACAAATTCTCATCTCTTCTAGTTAAAGAACAGCCTGGTAAGATACCCACTGGATCGTCCTCATACCAGTATCCTTGCTTAACGCTCTGCATGCATTTGATAATCGTAAGCACAGTGCTCAGATAACCCAGTTCACTTGCTACATCAACATAGGCCTGCAAGATACGCAATGACTGATCCAGAACGGAGATAGTATCCTGAATGTAGTCCGCAATAGGAAGATTGACGCGACTTAGGTGAGCTTGGAGCAATAAGAATGCCTTGATATGTGGATCGAACATGTTGATTTCATTTTGGTCATTAAAGGTGCTTTCGACTGAGTATCGTGATTGAGCTGACATCTCAACATTCATGATCATTTCACCGCCTCTAACCGGCAACTCGTTGAATTCTTCCGCCAACGAAAGCCATTTCAATACCTCCTTGAATGAAGCTTTATCATGAATTTGACTTAACAAAGTGCGAATGGTCTTGTGGGAGAGGTAGTAATATGACGCTATACTCAAAAATGGCGTACATTCAATTTCTGTGCCGAATGTTTCCACACACTGAGACTTTTCTAGATTACTGATTGTTGTGTCAATAAGCGCACTCAAGGCTTTGTTAACCCCCGCTGTTGTTGTATCTTCCTCAATTCCATAATAAGTTGGATTATGATGGGCCCTTCGGAAGAAAAATGTCCAGTTCAAAAAGTCCATCGCTTCCTGCTTGTTGGAGATAGCGCCAGACGCAATTTCAGCACCAACATGGTCATCAAGCACTTTATGCAAAGACGATTCGACAGGAAAACCAACGTTGAGGAAATATTTATAGAACattttctttgcttctctGGTGTAAACAATTGCTGTACCAGTAGTATCGTAAGCAGGTCTTCCCGCTCTACCCATCATTTGCAGTATATCCGTCAAGTCCATGTCCCTGTAACCCTCGATCTTTGAATCAAAAAACTGAGTACCTTTTATGATAACCAGGTGGGCCGGTAAATTCACACCCCATGCAAGGGTAGATGTGGCGataagaatttgaattttattcttctgAAATAGCTGATGAGAAATTGTTCTGTCCTTTTCAACCAAACCTGCATGATGCAGACCAATACCGAATTGTAAAGATAGCCTTAATGTATCATCCGTGATCTGAGATAGATAGTAACGcagctcttcatcatcgtcaatattcaagaatcttCTTGGATTATCCTCCATACCACAGAGGTGAATGAGGTCCAAAGCAGTCAATCTCGTCTGACGACGGGAAGCAACGAAGATTAGTGCTGGCTTATGAGGAGAATGTTGCTTGATGGCCATGAATGCTGGCTTATTCAtagttttcatcaatggACAAAAAGCCAAGTTGTCTGGGAAGCCATCAATATACATTTTCAAAGGAACAGGACGCACACTCGATGGAAAATTGTAAAGACCACGCGATTTCACGCCTAACCAACCGGCCATATCATATGCGTTAGATACTGCAGTGGACATACCCAATAACCTGACTGGCTGCCTTGTACGGGATGCAATGTAGTTCATACGACTCACAATCATCTCCAAAATAGGACCACGATCACTAGCTAAGAGATGAATCTCATCCATAATAACAAGCGAGATATCCTGAACAAATTGACGAGTTTGCCAGTTACGAGAGATACCGTCAAACTTCTCGGGAGTCGTGATTACGATAGTCGAATCCCGAATATCTCGGGGATCAGGTATAGAATCACCAGTAAGTTCAACCACCCGGTCCCCGGTAACCGGGGTTATCCTTTTTCTCCAGTCGTCAACTCTTTCACGCACCAAGGCTTTCATGGGGGCGATATAAACTATTTTTTTGCCAGGATAATCTCTGAATGCATGCCATATTGCCAGCTCTGCGACAACAGTTTTACCTGATCCTGTGGGCGAACCAACAAATACGTTTTCGTTGGTATTGTATAAGGTATGGAACGTCATAGTCTGCATGGgattgaaatatttgaaggGATAGATGGACTCCACCAGAGGATTTTGGAGAGCCTGGATTGGAAGCGGCCTTAGTCGTTGCAACTTCGTTTGCAAAGTTTCATTGTGAGGTCTGATCAAGTGCTGGAATGAAATAACATGGACAGATTCGCAACCAATCCAATTATCTGATACCGCTTTCACAACTACTTGGGGGGGCAGAGGGTCTGAAAGAGGTATCATGAAGTCCATTTCATGTGAATTCGCGAGTTGCCTCTTGTTCAGtataaacttttcaaaatgCAATATTTGGGATTTAtcagattcttcaattgtGACCCAGAAGAACTGGGCCTCTCCATGAATTCTATAGTCCCAAGCAAAATTGGGACTTAGCGTAACGTGGATTCGCATGACATTCGCTGTAATTGGAAATATCTCAGCGTCGATGTCAATCTTTGGAAATTTGTTAAGAATGCTGAATAGTTTACTGCCCATCTTCCTGTTGTGAACCAATTCTCCAAGCTCTTCGGGATCGAGATCCAATAAATGCTCCATAGAAGGATTTTTACTTCTAATCTGGCGTAGTATGTTGTCAGGAAGATCGAATTGGCAAAGAGGATGGTCAAATGTCCAGATTCTTTTCTCAATGGATTTGCAAATATCCAACATAACCTTTGCAAATTTACCCCATCTTCTATTCATGCCGATTAAGAAGAGGGCTCGACATATTCTTGCCGAATTCTGAGCAACATAGTTCGAATCTGATGCTAAAGCTGAATCCATAATACGAGTCTGCGAAATGTAGGCCTGCAGCAGCAGATTTGTCTTCCCCTGAGGAGTGTCCAAATTCCCACCGATTTGGCATTCGGCGGCTGTCTCTGAGAGTCTTGCGAGTTCCGTagcctcttcttctcgaAATTTGattccatcaaattcactACTGTAACTGATCATGGACAGTACATCAGCTTCGGTAGCTCTTGGGTCGCACATCTGATTGAAAATCTCAACAGATTCGTTCAGTAAGTAAAAGTCAGATGAAACACGCCCAAGATCTTTAGGTATAAAATTTAGTTGGACTTCATCATAAACAATCATTTGCAGAGTGTGTAGTCTTTTCGCTGCATTAACGATCATGGTCTTTCTTTTATCGTATAATTGTGGATCTGAGGCCACTTCTTCCCAATCAATACCATAAGTAAAAGGGTTCTTTCTCATCCTGACAAACATGTAGGTGTACCCCAGCCATTGCACCGCTTCTTCCACATTTGTGACACTTCCTAAAGAGATTTCTGCATTTAAATTATCAACCAGTTTAGAACCAAACTTTGATTCAATAGGATGTTGCTGAGTCAGTAAGGAGACATAATCATCCAGAGAATCACTTGAAGTACATAAAATACCCGTACCGTTGGCGGATCCGAACCCAGGTCTACCAGCACGCCCGAAAATTTGAATCACATCGGATATTCCAAGATTCGTGAAACCACCTTTTTTAGAGTCGTAAACTTGAGTGCCCTTGATTATAACACAATCAGCGGGCAAGTTGACACCCCATGCCAAAGTTGCCGTACAACACAAAACTTTGATTGCACCATCTTTGAACATGCGTTCAGTTAAGTTACGGTCAGTACGTGCAAGACCTGCATGATGAACACCAAAACcgaattgaaaaatctccTTGATATCCCTGTCCCGATTTTTTGCAAGTTCTTTTGCATACTTGGTCTGCATAGTTGGATCGGGAGCAAAGAGGTCTAATTCACCGTTTGACTGCGCCATACTTATAAAAGTCCTGGAACTCCTGACTGTGTCCTTCCTTGAATGCACAAAAACCATGACTTGGTATccattttgaatcatctcaatcaatttttcatatgATACTTTATCAATGTTCTCTTTACATTGCTTACTACCATCTTTACCTCTACAACCCAACAGTTGCTGCTCCAAAGGTTTTGGGCGGAAAGACTGGTCGAAGTAA of the Torulaspora delbrueckii CBS 1146 chromosome 7, complete genome genome contains:
- the SLH1 gene encoding RNA helicase (similar to Saccharomyces cerevisiae SLH1 (YGR271W); ancestral locus Anc_5.31), producing the protein MSTQYSVDSAGSYMQAMQVMAEVSESLSFERMKRTSPHENDGKGKTSSKSVDNKMALTVLAQDKNDWDAIFEEFKNLSFEKLNSVLKSHKKGSSKATYRKMLRLIQNCSSPLPQDVLLESILEILHAQDKSQLESELLNLLGAGNIEIISFVLQSKKQLASQPIDQTLHLILNPDSSSRLMTNREMKEQVAENAYLAKNQKLNAAEKVVKYPHVFRKYEQGGSSILSVSGQKYTLPVGTTRSSLQTHEEIRIPAADQAAHRKSLYTKLLKVNDLDRYCKAVFSYETLNQIQTLVYPVAYETNENMLICAPTGAGKTDVALLTIINTIKQFSIINELGDIDIQYDDFKVVYVAPLKALAAEIVDKFQKKLSCFDIKVRELTGDMQLKKSEIMETQIIVTTPEKWDVVTRKANGDNSLVSKVKLLIVDEVHLLHEDRGSVIETLVARTLRQVESSQSMIRIIGLSATLPNFMDVADFLGVNRQVGMFYFDQSFRPKPLEQQLLGCRGKDGSKQCKENIDKVSYEKLIEMIQNGYQVMVFVHSRKDTVRSSRTFISMAQSNGELDLFAPDPTMQTKYAKELAKNRDRDIKEIFQFGFGVHHAGLARTDRNLTERMFKDGAIKVLCCTATLAWGVNLPADCVIIKGTQVYDSKKGGFTNLGISDVIQIFGRAGRPGFGSANGTGILCTSSDSLDDYVSLLTQQHPIESKFGSKLVDNLNAEISLGSVTNVEEAVQWLGYTYMFVRMRKNPFTYGIDWEEVASDPQLYDKRKTMIVNAAKRLHTLQMIVYDEVQLNFIPKDLGRVSSDFYLLNESVEIFNQMCDPRATEADVLSMISYSSEFDGIKFREEEATELARLSETAAECQIGGNLDTPQGKTNLLLQAYISQTRIMDSALASDSNYVAQNSARICRALFLIGMNRRWGKFAKVMLDICKSIEKRIWTFDHPLCQFDLPDNILRQIRSKNPSMEHLLDLDPEELGELVHNRKMGSKLFSILNKFPKIDIDAEIFPITANVMRIHVTLSPNFAWDYRIHGEAQFFWVTIEESDKSQILHFEKFILNKRQLANSHEMDFMIPLSDPLPPQVVVKAVSDNWIGCESVHVISFQHLIRPHNETLQTKLQRLRPLPIQALQNPLVESIYPFKYFNPMQTMTFHTLYNTNENVFVGSPTGSGKTVVAELAIWHAFRDYPGKKIVYIAPMKALVRERVDDWRKRITPVTGDRVVELTGDSIPDPRDIRDSTIVITTPEKFDGISRNWQTRQFVQDISLVIMDEIHLLASDRGPILEMIVSRMNYIASRTRQPVRLLGMSTAVSNAYDMAGWLGVKSRGLYNFPSSVRPVPLKMYIDGFPDNLAFCPLMKTMNKPAFMAIKQHSPHKPALIFVASRRQTRLTALDLIHLCGMEDNPRRFLNIDDDEELRYYLSQITDDTLRLSLQFGIGLHHAGLVEKDRTISHQLFQKNKIQILIATSTLAWGVNLPAHLVIIKGTQFFDSKIEGYRDMDLTDILQMMGRAGRPAYDTTGTAIVYTREAKKMFYKYFLNVGFPVESSLHKVLDDHVGAEIASGAISNKQEAMDFLNWTFFFRRAHHNPTYYGIEEDTTTAGVNKALSALIDTTISNLEKSQCVETFGTEIECTPFLSIASYYYLSHKTIRTLLSQIHDKASFKEVLKWLSLAEEFNELPVRGGEMIMNVEMSAQSRYSVESTFNDQNEINMFDPHIKAFLLLQAHLSRVNLPIADYIQDTISVLDQSLRILQAYVDVASELGYLSTVLTIIKCMQSVKQGYWYEDDPVGILPGCSLTRRDENLFDERGFIIKEVEAKPLLSLQKIGEMGYKKLQSVMNTLNVHEDERKQFLHVCQRLPVLADIQVEEQENAEKLVIFAKHAGSKWNKHFEVYCEKFPKMQKELWFVIAYQGNELMMIKRCQPREHGKEVKIICDFIVPEELMGKKLTFLIINDALDLKYELEYQLK